A stretch of DNA from Dokdonia sp. PRO95:
AATTAACAGTAGAAAAATACCTCCTACAAATGCAATAGGTCTGTAGCCTCTAATAGACCACCCTAAGAAGTTTTTATACACCTTCTCAAGCCACGTAAGGAATCGCTGCTGAAAAACATCGGCGGCACCTTTAAGTAGGTATTTGTAGATCCACATAAAGATAATAGTCGCTAGCACTAGACTTCCTAGACCGCGTATGCTTCCACCTAAAAATAATATCATTAACCCAATAGGCAACATAATGAGTGATGTGCGTATGAGAAATTTTCGCGAAAGCGCCTTCTCCTCTGTATTCATAAACTGTGATACGAGCATCGAGTTTATAAATATTGCCACAAATAATGATGAACCTAGTACCACAGATAATGTGATAGGGAAGTAAATCATAAACTGTCCCATAATACCTGGCCATAATCCTAACGGTACAAAGGCTGCTACGGTTGTAAGTGTAGAAATAATAATAGGGAAAGCAATCTCTCCGATACCTTTTTTGGCCGCTTCTATGCGTCCCATACCTTCTTCATCCATAAGGCGGTATACGTTTTCTACCACCACAATCCCGTTATCTACAAGCATACCTAGACCCATAATGAGGGCAAAAAGTATCATTGTATTCATCGTATAACCCATTAAATTAAGGATCATAAAACTCATAAACATAGACATAGGGATCGCAAAACCTACAAAGAGTGCGTTTTTAAACCCTAAGAAAAACATAAGTACACCTACCACAAGTATAATCCCGAAGATGATATTGTTTACAAGGTCGTTTACTTGGTTTTCTGTTTTGGCACTCTGATCATTTGCTGTACGTACGACTACATCTGGAGGAAAGACCTCTGCCGTGGCGTTTTCGATAATCTCGTTGATTTGCTCAACAGCTTCAATCATATTTTCGCCAGAACGTTTCTTTACATCTAGCATTACTACTGTCTCGCTTATCTCCTCATCATCTACGGTGTCTCCATCATAAAGCGTGAGGTCACGCGCATAAGTTGTTTTATCTTCTTCTGTAAATGATACCGTTGCGATATCCTTTAAGTATATCGCTCCATTTTCTGATTTAATTACAAAGTCTTCAAGCTCTTCTGGGCTTTGAATCTCTCCTATAACGCGTATGTTACGACGCTGCCCACTGCTTATAAGGTTACCTGCAGAGAGGGTCATATTCTCATTGCCTATAGAAGCAAGTATGTCGTTAAAACTTACTTGTGCAGCAATCATTTTATACACATCTACCGCTACTTCTACCTCGCGTTCTTGAGCACCACGTATGGTTGCCTCCTTGATTTCTTTAAGGCTCTCAATCTCGTCTTGCAGGTACTCTGCATACTCCTTGAGTTTTATAGTAGGGTAGTTACCAGATACGTTTACATTAAGAATAGGTGTCTCTTCTGAGATACTTAGGTCAAAAACATTAGGCTCTACCTTTGCGTTGTTAAACGTAGGCCAGTCCTCATTTGCTGTTTCTGAGTCTACCTCATCCTTAACACGTTGCTTTGCAACTTGTACATCTACGCCTTCTTTAAACTCTACTGTGATGATCGCATAATCTTCTTGTGAGGTAGATAATACTTCTACCACGTCAGAAAGATTCTGCAGTTTATCTTCTAGAGGATCTACTATGAGACGTTCTATATCTTCGGCAGTGTTACCTGGGTAAGGTGCAGAGATATAAATTTTAGTCTCATTAATTTCTGGAAAGTTCTCACGAGCCATCCCTAGGTAGGCTCCCATCCCTAAGGCAAGAAACAGCGCCATAAGAACGTAAATAATCGTAGGATTATCTATCGCCCAACTTGAAATCGCAAACTCCTTGTTTACATTTTTCTTTTTC
This window harbors:
- a CDS encoding efflux RND transporter permease subunit, with the protein product MTDKKKKNVNKEFAISSWAIDNPTIIYVLMALFLALGMGAYLGMARENFPEINETKIYISAPYPGNTAEDIERLIVDPLEDKLQNLSDVVEVLSTSQEDYAIITVEFKEGVDVQVAKQRVKDEVDSETANEDWPTFNNAKVEPNVFDLSISEETPILNVNVSGNYPTIKLKEYAEYLQDEIESLKEIKEATIRGAQEREVEVAVDVYKMIAAQVSFNDILASIGNENMTLSAGNLISSGQRRNIRVIGEIQSPEELEDFVIKSENGAIYLKDIATVSFTEEDKTTYARDLTLYDGDTVDDEEISETVVMLDVKKRSGENMIEAVEQINEIIENATAEVFPPDVVVRTANDQSAKTENQVNDLVNNIIFGIILVVGVLMFFLGFKNALFVGFAIPMSMFMSFMILNLMGYTMNTMILFALIMGLGMLVDNGIVVVENVYRLMDEEGMGRIEAAKKGIGEIAFPIIISTLTTVAAFVPLGLWPGIMGQFMIYFPITLSVVLGSSLFVAIFINSMLVSQFMNTEEKALSRKFLIRTSLIMLPIGLMILFLGGSIRGLGSLVLATIIFMWIYKYLLKGAADVFQQRFLTWLEKVYKNFLGWSIRGYRPIAFVGGIFLLLILTFMAFGGSIGAGRTAIEFFPDNKPNQITVYVEYPEGTAIEKTNAITKEIEQRVFKVFNDEAYLEGEDYNALVETSVSQVGEGAGNPQTDGGSAAEMPHKAKITATMREYKYRNEADSEELRFKVQDAVRGVYPGVVITVEKDAAGPPQGYPINIELEGKDYQELIIAAEQMRNYINSRNVPGVDELKINVNRGKPGTEVIVDRQKAGELGVATGQVGMQLRRSIFGDKAGVYKKDGEDYDIYVRFNEEQRYDKSALFNQNITFRDPATGQVKEVPVSAVTTTKNTSSFSAIKHRDSKRVVTVYSNLAAGFTDAGVVVAAIQEEMKNFDGVPKDIKVNYTGQIEEQAKEMNFLVSAFFGGLALIFFLLIFQFSSISKPVIIMIAIFLSFIGVFGGIIISGAPFVIIMTMMGIISLAGIVVNNGVVLLDYTQLLVDRKEVALGLEDKQLLDKKTMQELIIEGGRARLRPVLLTAITTVLGLIPLAIGINIDFFGLFQEFDAGIYVGGDNVIFWGPLAWTVIYGLIIATFLTLIIVPLLYYIVYRIKFKIRGGKETVEEEKELPEAA